In the Flagellimonas sp. HMM57 genome, one interval contains:
- a CDS encoding TspO/MBR family protein: MKKKAVYISISVIICLLIGFLSSFATQSSVNDWYLTLSKPSFNPPNWLFAPVWTLLYIMMGVSAGIVWSKGFHHIWVKTALYHFGFQLLFNALWSIVFFGLQSPFWALLVILTLLTLIILTMKWFSVVSKTAAILLAPYLLWVSFATLLNYKIWELN, from the coding sequence ATGAAGAAAAAAGCTGTTTACATTTCAATTTCGGTTATCATTTGTCTGCTTATTGGTTTTTTATCCAGTTTTGCTACACAAAGTTCGGTTAATGATTGGTACTTAACCTTGAGCAAACCCAGTTTCAATCCGCCTAATTGGCTATTTGCTCCTGTTTGGACCTTACTTTATATTATGATGGGGGTTTCGGCGGGAATCGTTTGGTCCAAAGGGTTTCATCATATTTGGGTAAAAACGGCCCTGTATCATTTTGGGTTTCAATTGCTCTTTAATGCCTTGTGGAGCATTGTTTTTTTTGGGCTTCAAAGTCCCTTTTGGGCACTCTTGGTCATTCTTACTTTATTAACATTGATTATCCTGACGATGAAATGGTTTAGCGTGGTAAGTAAAACAGCCGCAATTCTATTGGCCCCTTATCTGCTGTGGGTGAGTTTTGCAACGCTCTTGAATTATAAAATCTGGGAGTTGAATTGA
- a CDS encoding NAD(P)/FAD-dependent oxidoreductase has translation MFDVIIVGGGAAGFYTAIHIAEQSPKLKIAIFERGKNVLSKVKVSGGGRCNVTHGEFSAHELVNNYPRGRKELLGPFHTYAPINVMAFFEERGVPLKIESDGRVFPQSNSSRSIIDCLLSETERLGIQVLKNSAVKHFKKTSNEDGWQVTTMNKHYNCKKLVLTTGSNPKMWTLLESLGHKIVPPVPSLFTFNIKDERIKGIQGVSTFATVEVLPKKIFSSKVDVKLKSVSREEPVLQSEGPVLITHWGLSGPAILKLSAWGANILHDYKYNFRINVNWTPEYSTESMEMLLKEVKKVETKKTILRTQVVDLPRRLWASLVKAAGIEKDLKWADVTKEKLQNLAQQLTQCSFRVEGKSTFKEEFVTAGGVDLKEINFKTFESKIHPNLYFAGEIINVDAITGGFNFQNAWTGAYIAAQAISSE, from the coding sequence ATCGTTGGTGGTGGCGCAGCAGGATTTTACACGGCCATCCATATTGCAGAGCAGTCACCAAAGCTTAAAATTGCCATCTTTGAAAGAGGAAAGAATGTACTTTCAAAAGTCAAGGTCTCAGGTGGCGGTCGTTGCAATGTAACCCATGGTGAATTCTCGGCCCATGAATTGGTAAACAACTATCCCAGGGGCAGAAAAGAACTTTTGGGTCCCTTTCATACCTATGCACCCATAAATGTGATGGCATTCTTTGAGGAAAGGGGAGTACCTTTAAAAATAGAGTCCGATGGACGGGTTTTTCCACAAAGCAATTCCTCGCGATCCATTATTGACTGCCTGCTTTCGGAAACGGAACGTCTGGGAATACAGGTTTTAAAGAATAGTGCCGTTAAACATTTTAAGAAAACCAGTAACGAAGATGGGTGGCAAGTAACCACTATGAACAAGCACTACAACTGCAAAAAACTGGTCCTAACTACAGGAAGTAATCCTAAAATGTGGACTTTATTGGAATCCTTAGGACATAAGATAGTCCCGCCAGTTCCCTCGCTGTTTACATTCAATATCAAGGATGAGCGGATAAAGGGAATTCAAGGTGTAAGTACTTTTGCCACTGTTGAAGTTTTGCCAAAGAAGATTTTTTCATCCAAAGTAGATGTCAAACTAAAGAGTGTTTCAAGAGAAGAACCGGTTCTACAATCCGAAGGTCCCGTATTGATAACACATTGGGGGTTGAGTGGCCCTGCTATTTTGAAGCTTTCGGCATGGGGGGCAAACATATTGCATGATTATAAATATAATTTTAGGATAAATGTTAATTGGACTCCCGAGTATTCAACAGAGTCTATGGAGATGCTCCTTAAAGAAGTAAAAAAGGTAGAAACAAAGAAAACTATCTTGAGAACGCAGGTAGTGGATTTGCCCAGAAGGTTATGGGCAAGTTTGGTAAAGGCTGCCGGTATCGAAAAAGACTTAAAATGGGCGGATGTTACAAAAGAAAAACTCCAAAATTTAGCACAACAGCTTACGCAATGTTCGTTTAGGGTTGAAGGGAAAAGTACCTTTAAAGAGGAGTTTGTAACCGCTGGAGGCGTAGATCTAAAAGAAATTAATTTCAAGACTTTTGAAAGCAAAATACACCCAAACCTTTACTTTGCTGGAGAAATAATAAATGTGGATGCAATAACGGGTGGCTTCAATTTTCAGAACGCTTGGACGGGTGCTTACATAGCTGCACAAGCAATCTCTTCCGAATAA
- a CDS encoding geranylgeranylglycerol-phosphate geranylgeranyltransferase has protein sequence MLTRKNKLLLFKLLSLFSVVRGYNILMITLAQYLASIYILSPDLPLRQVVFDINLFLIVTASALAIAGGYIINNFYDAEKDLINKPTKSMLDRLVSQRFKLTTYFILNFLAAVAASYISFRAVFFFSAYIFGIWLYSHKLKRIPFIGNLVSASLAIAPFFVVFVYYANFQTVIFVHALFLFLLILAREMIKDLENMAGDMAQNYKTIPIIYGVRISKLMIGSLIVMTLIPSLLLINTFDVGYMYLFFFACILLLGLFIILLWKANGKKHYVWLHNILKFIIVAGVFSILLIDVDLVLNRIL, from the coding sequence ATGCTTACTAGAAAAAATAAACTCCTGCTGTTTAAGCTATTGAGTTTGTTTTCCGTGGTTCGGGGATATAACATTCTAATGATTACCCTGGCACAATATTTAGCTTCCATCTATATTTTGTCCCCAGATTTGCCTCTTAGGCAGGTAGTGTTCGACATTAATCTTTTTTTGATCGTGACAGCATCGGCATTGGCAATAGCGGGCGGTTATATCATCAATAACTTCTACGATGCCGAGAAAGATTTGATCAATAAGCCAACAAAGAGTATGCTGGACAGGTTGGTAAGCCAACGATTTAAATTGACAACCTATTTCATCCTCAATTTTTTGGCTGCTGTGGCTGCCAGTTATATATCATTTAGAGCGGTATTTTTCTTCTCGGCCTATATTTTTGGAATCTGGTTGTATTCGCATAAATTAAAGCGTATTCCATTTATTGGCAATTTGGTTTCGGCCTCATTGGCCATAGCTCCCTTTTTTGTCGTTTTCGTCTACTATGCAAATTTTCAGACCGTAATTTTTGTACATGCCCTTTTCCTCTTTCTATTGATTTTGGCTCGGGAAATGATCAAAGATTTGGAAAATATGGCTGGCGATATGGCACAAAACTATAAAACCATTCCAATCATATATGGAGTGAGGATTTCTAAGCTAATGATTGGATCGTTGATTGTGATGACGCTTATTCCTTCGCTTTTACTGATCAATACTTTTGATGTTGGTTATATGTACCTGTTCTTTTTTGCCTGTATTCTTCTTTTGGGTCTTTTTATCATTCTGTTATGGAAGGCCAATGGTAAAAAACACTATGTTTGGCTGCACAATATTTTAAAGTTTATTATTGTGGCCGGTGTTTTCAGTATTTTATTGATCGATGTTGATTTGGTCTTAAATCGAATTCTATAA
- a CDS encoding DEAD/DEAH box helicase, with translation MTEYPKDIKFKYSWRKYQQRVLDELQDHLSDQHLHVIAPPGSGKTVLGLEVAIRLNRPTLILAPTIAIRNQWIQRFCELFLQTNLTPNWISRDIRNPEFMTVVTYQGLHAACNNWSIEEEEIEEEETEENGNGKSTNSELDTIVRGLKSQNIKTIVVDEAHHLKSEWWRTLIKVKEKLAPVIVGLTATPPYDVTVTEWQRYVNLNGPVDTEISVPELVIEGIYALIKIMFILPYQQRKKIKKLLSSDRTLKSFFRK, from the coding sequence TTGACAGAATATCCGAAAGACATAAAATTCAAATACAGTTGGAGAAAATACCAACAGCGAGTGCTTGACGAATTGCAAGATCATCTATCTGACCAACATCTTCATGTAATTGCACCACCTGGTTCAGGTAAAACAGTATTGGGACTTGAAGTTGCAATTCGACTTAATAGACCAACTTTAATTCTTGCTCCTACAATAGCCATACGAAACCAATGGATACAAAGGTTTTGTGAACTTTTCCTTCAAACCAACTTGACACCTAATTGGATTTCGAGAGATATTCGCAACCCAGAATTCATGACAGTTGTAACATATCAAGGGCTTCATGCAGCCTGTAATAATTGGAGCATTGAAGAAGAAGAAATTGAAGAAGAAGAAACAGAAGAAAATGGAAATGGCAAATCCACCAACTCAGAACTTGATACTATTGTACGTGGACTAAAATCTCAAAACATCAAAACTATTGTTGTAGACGAAGCTCACCATTTAAAAAGTGAATGGTGGCGAACGCTTATAAAAGTCAAAGAAAAATTAGCCCCAGTAATTGTTGGCTTAACAGCTACTCCTCCCTATGATGTAACAGTGACAGAATGGCAACGCTACGTTAATTTAAATGGACCTGTTGATACTGAAATTTCAGTTCCCGAATTAGTGATCGAGGGGATTTATGCCCTCATCAAGATTATGTTCATTTTACCTTACCAACAGAGAAAGAAAATCAAAAAATTATTGAGTTCAGACAGAACATTGAAAAGCTTTTTCAGGAAATAA
- a CDS encoding carbon-nitrogen hydrolase family protein: MENLLKVAMAQIAPVWLDKLATLEKIEISIEDAAKNGAELIVFGEAFLPGYPFWLAHTEGAAWDLKVNKELHAHYVRNSIQIEAGELDTICKIANEKNIAVYLGMMERAKDRGGHSLYCSLVYINQKGEIKSVHRKLQPTYDERLTWAPGDGNGLKVHPLKQFTVGGLNCWENWMPLPRAALYGQGENLHVAVWPGGLHNTKDITRFIARESRSFVISVSSLMTISDFPKTTPHLEKILKKAPKVLANGGSAIAGPDGEWQVEPVIDKEGLIYETLDFNRVYEERQNFDPVGHYSRPDVTKLMVNRERQSTVEFEGE; the protein is encoded by the coding sequence ATGGAAAATCTTTTAAAAGTGGCAATGGCCCAGATTGCCCCAGTTTGGTTGGACAAACTGGCTACGCTTGAAAAAATAGAAATCTCAATTGAAGATGCTGCAAAAAATGGAGCGGAACTGATAGTTTTTGGCGAAGCTTTTTTGCCCGGATATCCTTTCTGGTTGGCCCATACCGAAGGTGCCGCTTGGGACTTGAAAGTAAACAAGGAGTTACATGCGCATTACGTCAGAAATTCAATCCAGATTGAAGCTGGAGAGCTGGATACAATCTGTAAAATTGCCAATGAGAAAAATATTGCAGTGTATCTGGGAATGATGGAACGTGCCAAGGACAGGGGAGGGCATAGCCTTTACTGTTCGCTGGTCTACATCAATCAAAAAGGGGAAATAAAATCGGTGCATCGCAAATTGCAACCTACCTATGACGAGCGTTTGACCTGGGCGCCAGGGGATGGTAACGGGCTCAAAGTACATCCTTTAAAACAGTTTACCGTTGGGGGATTGAACTGTTGGGAGAACTGGATGCCGCTTCCACGTGCAGCACTCTATGGCCAGGGCGAAAATTTACATGTTGCCGTTTGGCCCGGTGGATTGCACAATACGAAAGACATTACCCGATTTATAGCCCGAGAATCCAGAAGTTTTGTAATCTCGGTATCATCACTGATGACGATATCCGATTTTCCAAAAACAACCCCGCATTTGGAGAAAATCTTGAAAAAAGCTCCCAAAGTTTTGGCAAACGGAGGTTCTGCAATTGCCGGCCCCGATGGGGAATGGCAGGTAGAGCCTGTTATAGATAAAGAAGGACTGATTTATGAAACTTTGGATTTTAATAGGGTCTATGAGGAACGACAGAATTTTGATCCTGTAGGTCATTACTCAAGACCCGATGTTACCAAATTAATGGTGAACAGGGAACGGCAATCCACGGTGGAGTTTGAAGGTGAATAA
- a CDS encoding mevalonate kinase: MKGPLFYSKILLFGEYGIIKDSKGLSIPYNFFKGALKTDDNTSASAKKSNESLKEYVGYLRKLEQEEKDLVSFDLETLQADVDHGMYFDSSIPQGYGIGSSGALVAAIYDKYATDKITVLENLTREKLLRLKAIFGKMESFFHGKSSGLDPLNSYLSLPILINSKDNIESASIPSQNKEGKGAVFLLDSGITGETAPMVQIFMEKMKQEGFRSMLKNQFIKHTDACVEDFLNGNVKSLFGNLKELSNVVFDNFKPMIPAKFHQLWQKGIETNDYYLKLCGSGGGGYILGFTQDLEKAKKTLQGHNLEVVYNF; encoded by the coding sequence ATGAAAGGTCCGTTATTTTACTCTAAAATTTTACTCTTCGGAGAATACGGAATTATTAAAGACTCCAAAGGACTCTCTATTCCCTATAATTTTTTTAAGGGAGCTTTAAAGACCGATGATAACACTTCTGCTTCTGCAAAAAAGTCAAATGAAAGTTTAAAAGAGTATGTTGGATATTTGAGAAAATTGGAACAAGAAGAGAAAGACTTGGTCTCTTTTGATTTGGAAACACTTCAGGCAGATGTTGACCATGGAATGTATTTTGACAGTTCCATTCCCCAAGGTTACGGCATTGGCAGTAGTGGGGCGTTAGTTGCGGCTATTTACGATAAATATGCAACCGATAAAATAACCGTTCTCGAAAACCTGACCCGAGAAAAACTTTTGCGGCTTAAAGCGATTTTTGGGAAAATGGAATCCTTTTTCCACGGTAAGTCTTCTGGTCTAGACCCGCTGAACAGTTACTTGAGCTTACCCATTCTTATTAACTCTAAAGACAATATAGAATCTGCAAGTATTCCATCCCAAAACAAGGAGGGCAAAGGCGCAGTTTTCTTATTGGACAGTGGCATTACTGGTGAAACCGCGCCAATGGTTCAGATTTTCATGGAAAAAATGAAGCAGGAAGGGTTTCGTAGCATGCTTAAAAACCAATTCATAAAGCACACGGATGCTTGCGTAGAGGATTTTTTAAATGGAAATGTAAAATCCCTTTTTGGTAACTTGAAAGAGCTTTCCAACGTAGTTTTTGACAATTTCAAGCCTATGATTCCAGCTAAGTTCCACCAACTTTGGCAAAAAGGTATTGAGACCAATGATTATTATTTGAAGCTTTGCGGTTCAGGTGGTGGTGGTTACATTCTTGGCTTTACACAAGATTTGGAAAAAGCCAAAAAAACATTGCAAGGTCATAACCTAGAAGTGGTGTACAACTTCTAA
- the glpK gene encoding glycerol kinase GlpK produces the protein MNQYILALDQGTTSSRAVVFDKKGTIISVSQKEFTQIFPKPGWVEHDADEIWATQAGMAAEAVSKKGLKGEQIAAIGITNQRETVVVWDRNTGKPIYNAIVWQDKRTADYCDELKSQGKSEMIREKTGLVIDSYFSGTKVKWILDNVEGAREKAESGDLVLGTIDTWLIWKMTEGKMHITDVTNASRSLLFNINTMEWDNELLELFTIPKSMLPEVRQSSEVYGNTSPNFFAAKIPIAGIAGDQQAALFGQMCTKQGMVKNTYGTGCFMLMNIGEKPIVSKNNLLTTVAWKINGKTHYALEGSIFIAGAVVQWLRDSLKIIKNSSDVEQLAGSVDSSEGVYFVPAFAGLGAPHWNQHAQGTIFGLTRGSTDAHIARAALESIAYQTMDILKAMEADSGISIKELRVDGGATVNDLLMQFQADVLNTVTIRPKIVETTVMGAAYLAGLAVGYWESQEEIQDIWQTDVHFKPSNERAYIDAGIKGWYRAIEALEHWTKNQ, from the coding sequence ATGAATCAGTATATTCTCGCCTTAGATCAAGGTACCACAAGTTCCCGAGCTGTAGTTTTCGATAAAAAAGGAACTATAATATCCGTTTCCCAAAAAGAGTTCACCCAAATTTTCCCCAAGCCAGGATGGGTAGAACACGATGCAGATGAAATTTGGGCCACACAAGCAGGGATGGCAGCCGAAGCTGTAAGCAAAAAAGGATTAAAAGGAGAACAAATTGCTGCGATAGGGATTACCAATCAACGTGAAACTGTTGTGGTATGGGACAGAAATACAGGCAAACCCATATACAATGCCATAGTTTGGCAAGACAAAAGAACTGCGGATTATTGTGATGAGCTTAAAAGTCAGGGTAAGTCCGAAATGATTCGGGAAAAGACAGGATTGGTCATTGATTCTTATTTCTCGGGCACCAAAGTAAAATGGATTCTGGACAATGTGGAAGGTGCTCGTGAAAAAGCGGAATCTGGTGATTTGGTACTCGGCACCATAGATACTTGGTTAATTTGGAAAATGACGGAGGGGAAAATGCACATTACCGATGTTACCAATGCATCCAGGTCCTTGCTCTTCAACATAAATACCATGGAATGGGACAATGAACTTTTGGAACTTTTTACCATCCCCAAAAGTATGCTCCCCGAAGTAAGACAATCCAGCGAGGTATACGGAAATACAAGTCCAAATTTTTTCGCTGCTAAAATTCCAATAGCAGGTATTGCCGGTGACCAACAGGCAGCATTGTTCGGGCAAATGTGCACCAAGCAGGGAATGGTGAAAAATACGTATGGCACAGGTTGTTTTATGCTTATGAATATTGGTGAAAAGCCCATTGTTTCTAAAAACAACCTTCTGACTACAGTGGCATGGAAAATAAATGGAAAAACGCATTACGCACTTGAAGGAAGTATTTTTATTGCCGGAGCGGTCGTGCAATGGCTTCGTGATAGTTTAAAAATCATAAAGAATTCTTCTGATGTTGAACAACTTGCAGGTTCTGTGGATAGCTCAGAAGGTGTTTATTTTGTGCCAGCCTTTGCTGGATTGGGTGCCCCGCATTGGAATCAACATGCCCAAGGAACCATTTTTGGACTAACCCGTGGAAGTACCGATGCACATATTGCCAGAGCCGCTTTAGAATCCATTGCCTACCAGACCATGGATATTTTGAAAGCCATGGAAGCAGATTCTGGAATTTCGATAAAAGAGCTTAGGGTCGATGGCGGTGCCACTGTAAACGATTTGTTGATGCAATTCCAGGCAGATGTTTTGAACACCGTAACTATTCGACCAAAAATAGTAGAGACTACAGTGATGGGGGCGGCTTATTTGGCCGGACTTGCTGTTGGGTATTGGGAAAGCCAGGAAGAAATTCAGGATATTTGGCAAACCGATGTCCATTTTAAACCATCCAATGAAAGAGCGTATATAGATGCTGGAATTAAAGGATGGTACAGGGCCATTGAAGCTTTGGAACACTGGACAAAAAATCAGTAA
- a CDS encoding MIP/aquaporin family protein → MTPFIAEIMGTFLLILLGCGVNANVSLKKTYGSDSGWIVITTGWAFAVYTGVVVAGPYSGAHLNPAVTIGLAIAGEFSIYDVPNYILAQFIGAMLGAFFVWLMNKDHFDATEDGNSKRGVFCNSPAIPNVFLNILTEILGTFVLVFAVLYFTDAVSMKDNTIIGLGSLGALPVAIIVWGIGLCLGGTTGYAINPARDLGPRIIHALVPIKNKGSNGWRYSWIPVVGPILGATLAAGIAMVLQ, encoded by the coding sequence ATGACTCCTTTTATCGCTGAAATTATGGGAACGTTCCTCCTCATTCTTTTGGGATGCGGTGTAAACGCAAACGTATCATTAAAAAAAACCTATGGAAGTGACTCAGGTTGGATAGTGATTACAACAGGATGGGCTTTTGCCGTCTACACAGGTGTAGTCGTCGCCGGGCCGTACAGCGGCGCACATCTCAATCCTGCCGTTACTATTGGTCTAGCAATAGCAGGAGAGTTCTCTATTTATGATGTTCCCAATTATATTTTGGCTCAATTTATAGGGGCTATGCTAGGTGCTTTCTTTGTGTGGCTTATGAATAAGGACCATTTTGATGCTACGGAAGATGGAAATAGCAAAAGAGGTGTTTTTTGTAATTCCCCTGCCATTCCCAACGTATTTTTAAATATTTTGACTGAAATTCTGGGCACTTTTGTCCTGGTCTTTGCGGTGCTCTATTTTACCGATGCCGTTTCTATGAAGGACAATACGATAATTGGTTTGGGGTCTTTAGGTGCATTGCCCGTTGCTATTATTGTGTGGGGAATAGGTTTATGTTTGGGCGGAACGACCGGTTATGCCATAAATCCAGCTAGGGATTTAGGACCCCGAATTATTCATGCGCTGGTTCCCATTAAGAATAAAGGTTCCAACGGTTGGCGCTATTCTTGGATTCCCGTAGTGGGGCCTATTTTGGGAGCTACCCTTGCCGCAGGCATCGCTATGGTTCTTCAATAA
- a CDS encoding DUF1697 domain-containing protein: MKTYVALLRGINVSGQKKIRMADLKQSLENYGLHKVTTYIQSGNVVFESEVCDAKQLEKTIHEIILNDFGFSLPTLVATGEVLAQILDANPFNDQSEENRLYFVLLKHPPEKILKEKFKVEQFVNEDFHITDTCVYLCCKKGYGNAKLNNNLIERKLKVEATTRNLKTMQKLIAMVEE; this comes from the coding sequence ATGAAAACCTATGTAGCACTTCTTAGGGGAATTAATGTAAGTGGTCAAAAGAAAATTAGAATGGCCGATTTAAAACAATCGCTAGAAAATTACGGTCTTCATAAAGTAACAACGTATATACAGAGTGGAAATGTTGTTTTTGAAAGTGAAGTGTGCGATGCTAAACAACTTGAAAAGACTATTCACGAAATTATTTTGAACGATTTTGGATTTAGTTTACCAACTTTGGTAGCCACCGGAGAAGTGTTAGCGCAAATTTTGGATGCCAATCCATTCAATGATCAATCAGAAGAGAATAGATTATACTTTGTCTTGCTTAAACACCCGCCCGAAAAAATTTTGAAAGAGAAATTCAAGGTCGAACAATTCGTGAATGAGGACTTTCATATTACCGACACATGCGTTTATCTGTGTTGTAAAAAAGGGTATGGCAATGCAAAATTGAACAACAACCTAATCGAACGTAAACTCAAGGTTGAAGCTACGACCCGTAATTTGAAGACAATGCAAAAATTGATCGCAATGGTGGAAGAGTGA
- a CDS encoding diphosphomevalonate/mevalonate 3,5-bisphosphate decarboxylase family protein has protein sequence MTEKDFLSKSYADLPSEGKVTWKAPSNIALVKYWGKKANQIPANPSISFTLDACATTTSVSYTKKEGDSPQFSFDLIFEGKPKEDFKPKIQTFFERIEKYLPFLKSYHFIIETSNSFPHSSGIASSASGMAALSLCLMDIEKKLDSSMSDDFFRKKASFLARLGSGSAGRSIEGDLIQWGKYAAIEESSDLYGVRYPFKIATVFKNFHDTILLVHKGQKQVSSSVGHNLMHDHPYAERRFAQAHQNLDKLKTIFENGDLDNFIKIVESEALTLHAMMMTSMPYFILMKPETLEIINKIWSYRASTKVPLCFTLDAGANVHLLYPESVKEKVIQFIQDELVVHCEKGHYICDRIGDGARKLR, from the coding sequence ATGACCGAAAAAGACTTTCTGTCCAAAAGTTATGCTGATTTACCTTCAGAGGGAAAAGTTACATGGAAAGCGCCCAGTAATATTGCTTTGGTCAAATATTGGGGAAAAAAGGCCAATCAGATTCCTGCTAATCCATCCATTAGCTTTACGCTCGATGCCTGTGCAACGACGACCTCGGTTTCATATACCAAAAAGGAAGGTGATAGTCCGCAATTTTCGTTTGATTTAATTTTTGAAGGAAAACCCAAAGAAGATTTTAAGCCGAAGATTCAGACTTTTTTTGAACGCATAGAAAAGTATCTTCCTTTCTTAAAATCGTATCACTTCATAATTGAAACATCAAATTCCTTTCCCCATAGTAGCGGAATAGCTTCCTCTGCAAGTGGAATGGCTGCCCTATCGCTTTGTCTTATGGATATTGAAAAAAAGCTGGATAGTAGCATGAGCGATGATTTCTTCAGGAAAAAAGCCTCCTTTTTGGCACGTTTAGGTTCGGGAAGTGCAGGTAGAAGTATCGAAGGGGATTTAATTCAATGGGGCAAATATGCCGCTATCGAGGAAAGTTCCGATTTGTACGGAGTACGGTATCCCTTTAAAATAGCCACTGTTTTTAAGAATTTTCATGATACCATTTTATTGGTGCACAAGGGCCAAAAACAGGTAAGTAGTTCTGTTGGACATAATTTAATGCACGACCATCCATATGCTGAAAGACGTTTTGCCCAAGCCCATCAAAATTTGGATAAACTGAAAACTATTTTTGAAAATGGGGACTTGGACAATTTCATAAAAATTGTTGAAAGCGAAGCACTTACCCTACATGCAATGATGATGACAAGCATGCCTTATTTTATCCTTATGAAACCCGAAACTTTGGAAATTATCAATAAAATATGGAGTTATAGGGCATCAACAAAAGTGCCGTTATGCTTCACGTTGGATGCAGGCGCCAATGTACATCTGTTGTATCCTGAATCGGTGAAAGAAAAAGTTATTCAATTTATTCAGGATGAATTGGTTGTGCATTGCGAGAAGGGACATTATATTTGCGACCGAATTGGCGACGGTGCAAGAAAGTTACGTTAA